The following coding sequences are from one Mus pahari chromosome X, PAHARI_EIJ_v1.1, whole genome shotgun sequence window:
- the LOC110313283 gene encoding lysophosphatidic acid receptor 4-like, whose product MKDLRRYLMFKYIQYLVLPSPNIIIILLGSLASLYVMLILTFPSISRKSTAVFIGNIAQADILVVCSLFSTISACVIRSEPLSASFQLALRQNFQIANIHASSLLLSCVTLEAFMITFLPVETRHIRNVRCARVASKTIWAVVITECFLYQLEFVKGLNISYLGIHRQIELLMNFFYEATVLLKLLIYPIGVLLRIFNVYLFYKMYFRDHYS is encoded by the coding sequence ATGAAAGACCTCCGCAGGTACCTGATGTTCAAATACATCCAGTATCTAGTCCTACCTTCTCcaaacatcatcatcattctGCTGGGATCTCTTGCCAGTCTCTATGTCATGCTGATATTGACATTTCCTTCCATTTCCAGAAAATCCACTGCAGTGTTTATTGGTAACATAGCTCAGGCAGACATCTTAGTTGTCTGCAGCTTGTTTTCTACTATCTCAGCATGCGTGATAAGGAGCGAGCCATTGTCAGCTTCTTTTCAATTAGCCTTGAGGCAGAACTTCCAAATTGCAAATATACATGCTAGTTCCCTTTTACTCAGCTGTGTTACCCTTGAGGCTTTTATGATTACTTTTCTTCCAGTAGAGACACGCCACATAAGGAATGTTAGATGTGCCAGAGTCGCTTCTAAAACCATCTGGGCTGTTGTAATTACCGAGTGTTTCCTTTACCAGCTCGAATTCGTCAAAGGCCTTAACATCTCCTATCTTGGCATTCATAGGCAAATTGAACTATTGATGAATTTCTTTTATGAGGCAACAGTGCTGCTGAAATTACTTATTTATCCCATTGGAGTTCTTCTAAGAATCTTCAAcgtttatcttttttataaaatgtatttccgAGACCATTATAGTTAG